Proteins encoded by one window of Rhodamnia argentea isolate NSW1041297 chromosome 6, ASM2092103v1, whole genome shotgun sequence:
- the LOC115756409 gene encoding auxin-induced protein 10A5 — MAKLSRASGSKRSGIVKLKIVVEKLQKSLSIGRRSPSPWSSYYHREDDYESENGGDVVPDDVKEGHFAVVALEGDRPKRFVIPLSYLAHPTFLRLLEQAAEEYGFDREGALAIPCEPSELERILA; from the coding sequence ATGGCTAAGCTTAGTAGAGCAAGCGGTAGCAAAAGGAGTGGCATTGTGAAGCTCAAGATTGTGGTGGAGAAGCTACAAAAGAGCCTGTCGATCGGTAGGAGATCGCCATCTCCATGGTCATCCTATTATCACCGGGAGGACGACTATGAGAGCGAGAATGGTGGCGACGTCGTGCCCGACGACGTGAAGGAAGGTCACTTTGCTGTGGTGGCTCTGGAAGGTGACCGGCCCAAGAGGTTCGTGATCCCCTTGAGCTACCTAGCGCACCCCACGTTCCTCAGGCTCCTGGAGCAGGCGGCCGAAGAATACGGGTTCGACCGTGAAGGCGCACTTGCCATCCCTTGCGAGCCTAGCGAGCTCGAGAGGATTTTGGCTTAG